In one Deltaproteobacteria bacterium genomic region, the following are encoded:
- a CDS encoding class I SAM-dependent methyltransferase: MGGKSARRAQRDYVPAAPQLWLYDFLVAVLARESRWRPALVRQIAPTAEDAMADIGCGTGSLMALISRTAPPAVLIGIDPDPAILERARRKTEAAGATVELKVGYARDAAALLDGRGINKIVSSLVFHQVPMAEKRAGLAAMRAALVPNGELHVADYGLQRTALMRQLFRIVQKGDGYENTEPNARGVLPKLMKDVGFRAVEETTVIATPTGSISLYRAERGP, from the coding sequence ATGGGCGGCAAGTCCGCAAGGCGAGCACAGCGGGACTATGTCCCTGCGGCGCCCCAACTCTGGCTCTACGACTTCTTGGTCGCCGTCCTGGCGCGGGAATCACGCTGGCGCCCGGCTCTGGTTCGTCAGATTGCGCCCACCGCCGAGGACGCGATGGCTGACATCGGTTGCGGCACCGGATCGCTCATGGCGCTCATCAGCAGGACCGCCCCGCCGGCTGTTCTGATTGGAATCGATCCTGATCCCGCCATCCTGGAGCGCGCCCGGCGCAAGACGGAGGCGGCAGGGGCAACCGTGGAGTTGAAGGTCGGCTATGCCCGAGACGCCGCAGCGCTCCTTGACGGGCGCGGCATCAACAAGATCGTGTCGAGTCTCGTATTTCATCAGGTGCCCATGGCCGAAAAGCGGGCGGGGTTGGCGGCCATGCGCGCCGCCTTGGTTCCCAACGGCGAACTGCACGTGGCCGACTACGGCCTCCAGCGCACGGCGCTCATGCGCCAGCTCTTTCGTATCGTTCAAAAGGGTGACGGCTATGAGAACACGGAGCCCAACGCACGCGGCGTCCTACCCAAGTTGATGAAGGACGTCGGCTTCCGTGCCGTTGAAGAGACCACCGTCATTGCGACGCCCACCGGCTCAATCTCCCTCTACCGAGCGGAGCGAGGCCCGTGA
- a CDS encoding 3-hydroxyacyl-CoA dehydrogenase family protein, whose amino-acid sequence MEIRSLGVLGAGQMGLGIAQAAARAGFDTIMAKATPGALDAQRARVEKQLHKDVERGRLTAADHGALLERLRWTIHLHDLADVDLVIESIVEELAVKRDHFGRLDEIVKAEAIFATNTSTLTVTELAAATGRPERFVGLHFFNPVHAMKLVEVAPGLKTSAETVETCVAFAKRLGKAPVVVADSTGYIVNRLLVPYMVDAIGCLERGLGSIADIDAAMQNGANHPMGPLALADFIGLDIVFHMASLLQAEYREPRFAPPPLLRRMVLAGYLGRKTGSGFYDYGQHPPAPRDALVRRDGAQG is encoded by the coding sequence ATGGAGATTCGCAGCCTCGGCGTCCTCGGCGCCGGTCAGATGGGGCTCGGCATCGCGCAGGCCGCGGCCCGCGCCGGCTTCGACACGATCATGGCGAAGGCCACCCCGGGGGCGCTCGACGCGCAGCGGGCCAGGGTCGAGAAGCAGCTCCACAAGGACGTCGAGCGCGGCCGGCTGACGGCCGCCGACCACGGCGCGCTGCTCGAGCGCCTGCGCTGGACGATCCACCTGCACGACCTCGCCGACGTCGACCTGGTCATCGAGTCGATCGTCGAGGAGCTGGCGGTGAAGCGGGACCACTTCGGGCGCCTCGACGAGATCGTGAAGGCGGAGGCGATCTTCGCCACCAACACCTCGACGCTGACCGTGACCGAGCTGGCCGCCGCCACCGGCCGGCCCGAGCGCTTCGTCGGCCTCCACTTCTTCAACCCGGTGCACGCCATGAAGCTGGTCGAGGTGGCGCCGGGCCTGAAGACGTCGGCGGAGACGGTGGAGACCTGCGTCGCCTTCGCCAAGCGGCTCGGCAAGGCGCCGGTCGTGGTCGCCGACTCGACCGGCTACATCGTGAACCGCCTCCTCGTCCCCTACATGGTCGACGCGATCGGCTGCCTCGAGCGCGGCCTCGGCTCGATCGCCGACATCGACGCGGCGATGCAGAACGGCGCCAACCACCCCATGGGCCCGCTCGCGCTCGCCGACTTCATCGGGCTCGACATCGTCTTCCACATGGCCTCGCTCCTGCAGGCGGAGTACAGGGAGCCGCGCTTCGCGCCGCCGCCGCTCCTGCGCCGCATGGTGCTGGCGGGGTACCTCGGGCGGAAGACGGGCAGCGGCTTCTACGACTACGGCCAGCATCCGCCCGCGCCGCGCGACGCGCTCGTGCGCCGGGACGGCGCGCAGGGCTGA